Proteins from a single region of Sinorhizobium alkalisoli:
- a CDS encoding DUF2093 domain-containing protein produces the protein MMNRFDGNSSREAKIRYLDGDFQIVLAGSYVTCAMTGKPIPVDELRYWSVARQEPYADAAASLEAERRAGALPDQRR, from the coding sequence ATGATGAACCGTTTCGACGGAAATTCCTCCCGCGAGGCGAAGATTCGCTACCTCGATGGTGACTTTCAGATCGTCCTTGCGGGCTCCTACGTCACCTGCGCCATGACCGGCAAGCCAATACCCGTCGATGAGTTGCGCTATTGGAGCGTTGCCCGGCAGGAGCCTTACGCGGATGCCGCAGCCTCGCTCGAGGCGGAGCGGCGCGCCGGAGCTCTACCCGATCAGAGGCGCTGA